A stretch of Bradyrhizobium sp. CCBAU 53338 DNA encodes these proteins:
- a CDS encoding transglutaminase-like cysteine peptidase — protein sequence METAARSRAWRAILVLCGLFLFGSAADLRAGTLLSPGAGVLVRKSAEPFGVFAFAISTGGLRRKWLALKDQFDDDMVQLALCDGDRDHCASPAALKLLAIVDQARTRDGRARLGETNRAINLGIRAADDGADDVWSSPLATFARGAGDCEDYAIAKLAALRLAGVAAEDLRLVVVRDVRVGEDHAVVAAKLDGHWLMLDNRRMAMVEDDDARTYQPLFVLYQSAVLKYAVEPVRFSMIAPAAH from the coding sequence ATGGAGACCGCTGCTCGCTCGCGCGCCTGGCGCGCTATCCTTGTCCTGTGCGGATTGTTCCTGTTCGGATCCGCCGCCGATCTTCGTGCCGGCACCTTGCTGTCGCCGGGTGCGGGCGTGCTCGTGCGCAAATCGGCCGAGCCGTTCGGCGTGTTCGCCTTCGCCATTTCCACCGGCGGCCTGCGTCGGAAATGGCTCGCATTGAAGGACCAGTTCGACGACGACATGGTGCAGCTCGCGCTGTGCGACGGCGACCGCGACCACTGCGCCTCGCCCGCGGCGCTGAAGCTGCTCGCCATCGTCGACCAGGCCCGCACGCGCGACGGCCGCGCGCGGCTCGGCGAGACCAACCGGGCCATCAACCTCGGCATCCGCGCCGCCGATGACGGCGCCGACGACGTCTGGAGCTCGCCGCTCGCGACCTTCGCGCGCGGCGCCGGCGACTGCGAAGACTATGCCATCGCCAAGCTCGCCGCGCTGCGGCTTGCCGGCGTCGCCGCGGAAGACCTCCGCCTCGTCGTGGTGCGCGACGTCAGGGTCGGCGAAGACCATGCGGTCGTCGCGGCAAAGCTCGACGGTCACTGGCTGATGCTGGACAACCGCCGCATGGCGATGGTCGAGGACGACGACGCACGCACCTACCAGCCGCTGTTCGTGCTCTACCAGTCGGCCGTGCTGAAATATGCCGTCGAGCCCGTGCGGTTCTCGATGATCGCCCCCGCGGCGCATTGA
- a CDS encoding lysozyme inhibitor LprI family protein gives MRSIVVTVLALLAWPAAPGFAQSGTSAPAIADRLPLFARNDCQQIRDPGNQLFCGDAELSAAAEKLSAAIEARLARLPDRLPAIEENAIWNRQRNLGCGIVGQAAIRDDDFDRVKACLLKVTKDRAAIVRDPDFDCLAANTAAGALICADPSLALTETELNSQVLGLIGKLDPTAARFAFAEYGRWTRERDRKCNLVGKENVPLEELGSAEDCLAEYLKQKTDEIAAAKGDPKQVFGRQVAAREPDTDAVDFCAARIHAANSCGNFLRINRVYALDSKVTDQEAQVTGEIEMVVLAPFTTCSKVASTCTGTCWDAGTGRPQPAATGKERSAAAFNVTRRLRIQRIFAFVKAADGWRCREDELAPVNSGTAGGGS, from the coding sequence ATGCGGTCGATCGTGGTGACTGTGCTTGCGCTGCTGGCCTGGCCCGCGGCGCCAGGCTTCGCTCAGTCCGGCACATCCGCTCCCGCCATCGCCGACAGGCTGCCGCTGTTCGCCAGGAACGACTGCCAGCAGATTCGCGATCCCGGCAACCAATTGTTCTGCGGTGACGCCGAGCTGTCCGCGGCCGCCGAGAAGCTGTCTGCGGCCATCGAGGCGCGGCTCGCCCGCCTGCCCGATCGCCTGCCCGCGATCGAGGAGAACGCGATCTGGAATCGCCAGCGCAATCTCGGCTGCGGCATCGTCGGCCAGGCCGCGATCCGCGATGACGATTTCGACCGGGTGAAGGCCTGCCTGCTCAAGGTGACGAAGGACCGCGCCGCGATCGTGCGCGATCCCGATTTCGACTGTCTCGCGGCCAACACGGCGGCCGGCGCGCTGATCTGCGCGGACCCGTCCCTGGCGCTGACCGAGACCGAGCTCAACAGCCAGGTGCTCGGCCTGATCGGCAAGCTCGACCCAACCGCCGCACGCTTTGCCTTCGCCGAATACGGCCGCTGGACGCGCGAGCGCGATCGCAAGTGCAATCTGGTCGGCAAGGAGAACGTGCCGCTCGAGGAGCTCGGCTCCGCGGAAGACTGCCTCGCCGAATATCTGAAGCAAAAGACCGACGAGATCGCGGCCGCCAAGGGCGATCCGAAGCAGGTGTTCGGCCGCCAGGTCGCAGCCCGGGAGCCCGACACCGACGCCGTCGACTTCTGCGCCGCGCGCATTCACGCGGCCAATTCGTGCGGCAATTTCCTGCGCATCAACCGCGTCTACGCGCTCGACAGCAAGGTGACCGATCAGGAGGCGCAGGTCACCGGCGAGATCGAGATGGTGGTGCTGGCACCGTTCACCACCTGCAGCAAGGTCGCCTCGACCTGTACCGGCACCTGCTGGGACGCCGGCACCGGCCGGCCGCAGCCGGCCGCGACCGGCAAGGAGCGCTCCGCGGCAGCCTTCAACGTCACGCGCCGGCTGAGGATCCAGCGCATCTTTGCCTTCGTCAAAGCCGCCGACGGCTGGCGCTGCCGCGAGGACGAGCTGGCGCCGGTGAATTCGGGGACGGCGGGCGGGGGTTCGTAG
- a CDS encoding ABC transporter substrate-binding protein, with product MSKSLKAFGLAVGVVALTCLPAAAQTKVTNEGISASEIVIGTHQDLSGPIKVWGVPVSNGMKMAVEEINAAGGIHGRKIRMILEDNGYDPKKAVLASQKMVERDKIFAMIGPMGSPTVLAAQDILFDAGVLQLFPLTAAEFTFKFDPAKPQERLKFNNLLPYVESTRAALKYMMEWKNFKKPCIMHQDDEYGKNVLDGFNQQLAAMKVQPAAITSFKRGASDFSAQIAKMKSDGCDLVVLGTIIRETIGAMTEARKLGWDVTFLGATPTNVLEVPMLGKEAVEGLYAASGFEIPYEDTAKGKVHDWLINYKKMFNTDANTQAIIGYNAVMTFAFYADKAGKDLTGQKMLDSLESGDKFLDIFNSPPTKFSKTDHLANTITQVQQVKGGRWVLVKDNLMF from the coding sequence ATGTCGAAATCGTTGAAAGCGTTCGGCCTTGCTGTGGGCGTGGTGGCGCTCACCTGTCTGCCGGCCGCAGCGCAAACCAAGGTCACCAATGAAGGCATCTCGGCCAGCGAGATCGTGATCGGCACCCATCAGGATCTGTCGGGTCCGATCAAGGTCTGGGGCGTGCCCGTGTCCAACGGCATGAAGATGGCGGTCGAGGAGATCAACGCGGCTGGCGGCATCCACGGCCGCAAGATCAGGATGATCCTCGAGGACAACGGCTACGATCCGAAGAAGGCGGTGCTGGCCTCGCAGAAGATGGTCGAGCGCGACAAGATCTTCGCCATGATCGGCCCGATGGGCTCGCCGACCGTGCTCGCCGCGCAGGACATCCTGTTCGACGCCGGCGTGCTCCAGCTCTTCCCGCTGACCGCGGCCGAGTTCACCTTCAAGTTCGATCCCGCCAAGCCGCAGGAGCGGCTGAAGTTCAACAATCTGCTGCCTTACGTCGAGAGCACGCGCGCCGCGCTGAAATACATGATGGAGTGGAAGAACTTCAAGAAGCCCTGCATCATGCACCAGGACGACGAGTACGGGAAGAACGTGCTCGACGGCTTCAACCAGCAGCTCGCCGCGATGAAGGTGCAACCGGCCGCGATCACGAGCTTCAAGCGCGGCGCCTCCGACTTCAGTGCGCAGATCGCCAAGATGAAGTCCGACGGCTGCGATCTCGTCGTGCTCGGCACCATCATCCGCGAGACCATCGGCGCGATGACTGAGGCCAGGAAGCTCGGCTGGGACGTGACCTTCCTCGGTGCCACGCCCACCAACGTGCTGGAGGTGCCGATGCTCGGCAAGGAGGCGGTCGAAGGGCTCTATGCGGCCTCGGGCTTCGAGATCCCCTACGAAGACACCGCCAAGGGCAAGGTCCACGACTGGCTGATCAACTACAAGAAGATGTTCAACACCGATGCGAACACGCAGGCGATCATCGGCTACAACGCGGTGATGACGTTTGCGTTCTACGCGGACAAGGCCGGCAAGGATCTGACCGGGCAGAAGATGCTCGATTCGCTGGAGTCGGGCGACAAGTTCCTCGACATCTTCAACTCGCCGCCGACCAAGTTCTCCAAGACCGACCACCTTGCCAACACCATCACCCAGGTGCAGCAGGTCAAGGGCGGCCGCTGGGTGCTGGTGAAGGACAATCTGATGTTTTGA
- a CDS encoding long-chain fatty acid--CoA ligase: protein MARPAVLTVADTIAKSFLRAAEVRGDRPAIREKKFGIWQPTSWREWLQISREIAYGLRAINFMPGDVASIIANAVPEWIYADMGILCAGGVSSGIYPTDASAQVEYLINDSTTRVIFAEDEEQLDKILACRARCPSLQRIVVFDMEGLSGFSDDMVMSFEEFRALGRNHMVGREALWQEMVDSRSASDLAVLVYTSGTTGPPKGAMHANRSVTHQMRHANDFIPAREDEDRLIFLPLCHVAERVGGYYISVALGSVMNFAESPETVPDNLREVQPTVFLAVPRIWEKFYSAITIALKDATPLQQWVYRRAIAIGYRMVDCRIEGKAPPLGLRIANGVAYRLAFRNIRRMIGLDRCRIAFTGAAPIAPDLIRWYLALGIDMHEVYGQTENCGVATMMPGKRVKLGSVGTAVPWGEVALSPDGEILIKGDFLFMGYLNQPEKTAETIDTRGWLHTGDVGTIDNEGFVRITDRMKDIIITSGGKNITPSEIENQLKFSPYISDAVVIGDKRPYLTCLVMIDQENVEKFAQDHDIPFTNYASLCRASEIQDLIWREIEGVNANFARVETVKKFYLIERQLTPEDEELTPTMKLKRGFVNKRYAAEIDAMYRERAVA, encoded by the coding sequence ATGGCCCGACCGGCGGTGCTGACGGTCGCTGATACGATCGCAAAGAGCTTTTTGCGCGCGGCAGAAGTGCGCGGCGACAGGCCAGCGATCCGCGAGAAGAAATTCGGCATCTGGCAGCCGACGAGCTGGCGCGAATGGCTGCAGATCTCCAGGGAAATCGCCTACGGCCTTCGCGCCATCAACTTCATGCCGGGCGACGTCGCTTCCATCATCGCCAATGCGGTCCCGGAATGGATCTACGCCGACATGGGTATCCTCTGCGCCGGCGGCGTCTCCTCCGGCATCTACCCGACCGACGCATCGGCCCAGGTCGAATACCTCATCAACGATTCCACGACGCGGGTGATCTTCGCCGAGGACGAAGAGCAACTCGACAAGATCCTCGCCTGCCGCGCCCGCTGTCCCAGCCTGCAGCGGATCGTCGTGTTCGACATGGAGGGCCTCAGCGGCTTCTCGGACGACATGGTGATGTCGTTCGAGGAGTTCCGCGCGCTCGGCCGCAACCACATGGTCGGCCGCGAAGCGCTCTGGCAGGAGATGGTCGACAGCCGCAGCGCGAGCGATCTCGCCGTGCTCGTCTACACCTCGGGCACGACAGGTCCGCCCAAGGGCGCGATGCACGCCAACCGCAGCGTCACGCACCAGATGCGGCATGCCAACGACTTCATCCCTGCGCGCGAGGACGAAGACCGGTTGATCTTCCTGCCGCTCTGCCACGTCGCCGAGCGCGTCGGCGGCTACTACATCTCGGTCGCGCTCGGCTCGGTCATGAACTTTGCCGAGAGCCCCGAGACCGTGCCGGACAATCTGCGCGAGGTACAGCCGACCGTGTTCCTCGCGGTGCCGCGGATCTGGGAGAAATTCTATTCGGCCATCACGATCGCGCTGAAGGACGCGACGCCGCTCCAGCAATGGGTCTATCGCCGCGCCATCGCGATCGGTTATCGCATGGTCGACTGCCGGATCGAAGGCAAGGCGCCGCCGCTGGGCCTGCGCATCGCCAACGGCGTCGCGTACCGGCTGGCCTTCCGCAACATCCGCCGCATGATCGGGCTCGATCGCTGCCGCATCGCCTTCACCGGCGCGGCACCGATCGCGCCGGACCTGATCCGCTGGTACCTCGCGCTCGGCATCGACATGCACGAGGTCTACGGCCAGACCGAGAATTGCGGGGTTGCGACCATGATGCCGGGAAAGCGCGTCAAGCTCGGCTCGGTCGGTACGGCGGTGCCCTGGGGAGAGGTCGCGCTGTCGCCCGACGGCGAGATCCTGATCAAGGGCGACTTCCTGTTCATGGGCTATCTGAACCAGCCGGAGAAAACGGCGGAGACCATCGATACCAGAGGCTGGCTGCACACCGGTGACGTCGGCACCATCGACAACGAAGGCTTCGTCCGCATCACCGACCGGATGAAGGACATCATCATCACCTCGGGCGGCAAGAACATCACGCCGTCGGAGATCGAGAACCAGCTGAAATTCTCGCCCTACATTTCGGACGCCGTCGTGATCGGCGACAAGCGGCCGTATCTCACCTGCCTCGTGATGATCGACCAGGAGAACGTCGAGAAATTCGCCCAGGACCACGACATCCCCTTCACCAACTACGCCAGCCTGTGCCGGGCCAGCGAAATCCAGGACCTGATCTGGCGCGAGATCGAAGGCGTCAACGCGAATTTCGCCCGCGTCGAGACCGTCAAGAAATTCTACCTGATCGAACGCCAGCTCACCCCGGAGGACGAGGAGCTGACGCCGACCATGAAGCTGAAGCGCGGCTTCGTGAACAAGCGCTATGCCGCCGAGATCGACGCGATGTATCGCGAGCGCGCGGTGGCTTAG